The proteins below are encoded in one region of Styela clava chromosome 4, kaStyClav1.hap1.2, whole genome shotgun sequence:
- the LOC144422260 gene encoding uncharacterized protein LOC144422260, with product MASASEFAQGLENASQKQEKEIVIELGSDRILHYIGVYLVLFLAAVSKLSEAIGPNLSCYPAGNVTVESDFISYATSYCWESSNVSLSETNSNGNNNACNVDTNISSENLLKHPSYLKTFLQWMPYGMIIEAFLFALPSVWWHFRVGARLMGHLKFMKILIDDVYEVVKTKKRGTYRKGSTYDSRSYYLDGWSSYDPQYKRQGLDSDTESESSDPEDSNPSPNTATGIRQRNGRNVNSDSAEDAPLDSSKKAAGQLEEVSSHAIPSASRIQQRKNTQKVKTKKKSMEDSWYVRLFFGNMRDRNLFSMLCFENFASLEQYPYILSVYKVTDIEEDKKDKDLIGPKTQCILRLVSNQKNMSGRFLIKAYLLKHVFGFLVSLSVLAVTAWVLVTIGSDGWTSESFQCDIAYHEDKCMICTLHRKRDMIAFLVVNLLVNFAYLLLSVSQWIFIRRSENRATCYYLEDIRDLGSVALHQKKWKKGGN from the exons ATGGCGAGCGCTTCTGAATTTGCCCAAGGACTTGAAAATGCTTCTCagaaacaagaaaaagaaattgTAATCGAACTCGGATCAGATCGAATTTTGCATTACATCGGCGTTTATCTTGTACTATTTCTCGCTGCAGTATCTAAGTTATCAGAGGCCATTG GTCCCAATTTATCATGTTACCCTGCTGGGAATGTAACTGTGGAATCAGATTTCATTTCGTACGCAACATCATATTGTTGGGAATCATCAAATGTGTCATTGTCAGAAACCAACAGCAACGGCAACAACAACGCTTGTAATGTGGATACAAACATTTCTTCAGAAAATCTTTTAAAACATCCATCATATCTAAAGACATTTCTCCAATGGATGCCTTATGGGATGATAATCGAA GCTTTTCTCTTTGCGTTGCCGTCTGTTTGGTGGCATTTCCGTGTCGGTGCTAGATTGATGGGACATTTgaaattcatgaaaatattgataGACGATGTCTATGAAGTTGTGAAGACAAAGAAACGAGGAACATATCGCAA AGGTTCAACCTATGACAGTCGGAGCTATTATTTGGATGGATGGAGCAGCTATGATCCACAATACAAACGACAAGGATTAGACTCAGATACTGAATCTGAATCATCGGATCCAGAAGATTCGAATCCTTCTCCAAACACTGCAACAGGAATCAGACAAAGGAATGGAAGAAATGTCAATTCTGACAGTGCAGAAGACGCACCGCTCGATTCATCAAAAAAAGCTGCTGGTCAGTTAGAAGAAGTCTCAAGTCATGCTATTCCCTCAGCTTCAAGGATACAGCAACGCAAAAATACACAGAAGGTCAAAACGAAGAAG AAAAGCATGGAGGACAGCTGGTACGTTCGATTATTTTTCGGTAACATGCgcgatagaaatttattttctatgctttgctttgaaaattttgctTCACTCGAGCAATATCCTTACATCTTGTCGGTGTACAAAGTCACCGATATTGAAGAAGACAAAAAGGATAAAGATTTGATAGGACCGAAGACTCAGTGTATCCTGCGACTTGTGTCAAATCAAAAGAACATGAGTGGTCGTTTCCTAATAAAAGCATATCTTCTTAAACATGTTTTTGGCTTCCTTGTTTCCTTATCTGTACTGGCTGTGACTGCGTGGGTTCTCGTGACAATTGGATCTGATGGATGGACTTCTGAAAGCTTCCA gtGTGACATCGCCTATCACGAAGACAAATGCATGATTTGTACTCTGCATCGGAAGAGAGACATGATCGCATTTCTCGTGGTTAACCTGTTAGTGAACTTCGCATATTTACTTCTCTCTGTTTCCCAATGGATATTCATCCGAAGAAGTGAGAATCGCGCAACTTGTTATTACCTGGAAGACATACGAGATCTCGGCAGTGTTGCGCTGCACCAAAAGAAATGGAAAAAGGGAGGAAACTGA
- the LOC144422037 gene encoding uncharacterized protein LOC144422037 — protein sequence MSGRFLIKAYLLKHVFGFLVSLSVLAVTAWVLVTIGSDGWTSESFQCDIAYHEDKCMICTLHRKRDMIAFLVVNLLVNFAYLLLSVSQWIFIRRSENRATCYYLEDIRDLGSVALHQKKWKKGGN from the exons ATGAGTGGTCGTTTCCTAATAAAAGCATATCTTCTTAAACATGTTTTTGGCTTCCTTGTTTCCTTATCTGTACTGGCTGTGACTGCGTGGGTTCTCGTGACAATTGGATCTGATGGATGGACTTCTGAAAGCTTCCA gtGTGACATCGCCTATCACGAAGACAAATGCATGATTTGTACTCTGCATCGGAAGAGAGACATGATCGCATTTCTCGTGGTTAACCTGTTAGTGAACTTCGCATATTTACTTCTCTCTGTTTCCCAATGGATATTCATCCGAAGAAGTGAGAATCGCGCAACTTGTTATTACCTGGAAGACATACGAGATCTCGGCAGTGTTGCGCTGCACCAAAAGAAATGGAAAAAGGGAGGAAACTGA
- the LOC144422030 gene encoding uncharacterized protein LOC144422030, with amino-acid sequence MPYAMIIEAFLFALPSVWWHFRVGARLMGHLKFMKILIDDVYEVVKTKKRGTYRKGSTYDSRSYYLHGWSSYDPQYKRQGLDSDTESESSDPEDSNPSPNTATGIRQRNGRNVNSDSAKDAPLDSSKKAAGQLEEVSSHANPSASRIQQRKNTQKVKTKKKSIEDSWYVRLFFGNMRDRNLFSMLCFENFASLEQYPYILSVYKVTDIEEDKKDKDLIGPKTQCILRLVSNQKNMSGRFLIKAYLLKHVFGFLVSLSVLAVTAWVLVTIGSDGWTSESFQCDIAYHEDKCMICTLHRKRDMIAFLVVNLLVNFAYLLLSVSQWIFIRRSENRATCYYLEDIRDLGSVALHQKKWKKGGN; translated from the exons ATGCCTTATGCGATGATAATCGAA GCTTTTCTTTTTGCGTTGCCGTCTGTTTGGTGGCATTTCCGTGTCGGTGCTAGATTGATGGGACATTTgaaattcatgaaaatattgataGACGATGTCTATGAAGTTGTGAAGACAAAGAAACGAGGAACATATCGCAA AGGTTCAACCTATGACAGTCGGAGCTATTATTTGCATGGATGGAGCAGCTATGATCCACAATACAAACGACAAGGATTAGACTCAGATACTGAATCTGAATCATCGGATCCAGAAGATTCGAATCCTTCTCCAAACACTGCAACAGGAATCAGACAAAGGAATGGAAGAAATGTCAATTCTGACAGTGCAAAAGACGCACCGCTCGATTCATCAAAAAAAGCTGCTGGTCAGTTAGAAGAAGTCTCAAGTCATGCTAATCCCTCAGCTTCAAGGATACAGCAACGCAAAAATACACAGAAGGTCAAAACGAAGAAG AAAAGCATAGAGGACAGCTGGTACGTTCGATTATTTTTCGGTAACATGCgcgatagaaatttattttctatgcTTTGCTTCGAAAATTTTGCTTCACTCGAGCAATATCCTTACATCTTGTCCGTGTACAAAGTCACCGATATTGAAGAAGACAAAAAGGATAAAGATTTGATAGGACCGAAGACTCAGTGTATCCTGCGACTTGTGTCAAATCAAAAGAACATGAGTGGTCGTTTCCTAATAAAAGCATATCTTCTTAAACATGTTTTTGGCTTCCTTGTTTCCTTATCTGTACTGGCTGTGACTGCGTGGGTTCTCGTGACAATTGGATCTGATGGATGGACTTCTGAAAGCTTCCA gtGTGACATCGCCTATCACGAAGACAAATGCATGATTTGTACTCTGCATCGGAAGAGAGACATGATCGCATTTCTCGTGGTTAACCTGTTAGTGAACTTCGCATATTTACTTCTCTCTGTTTCCCAATGGATATTCATCCGAAGAAGTGAGAATCGCGCAACTTGTTATTACCTGGAAGACATACGAGATCTCGGCAGTGTTGCGCTGCACCAAAAGAAATGGAAAAAGGGAGGAAACTGA